The following are encoded together in the Malaya genurostris strain Urasoe2022 chromosome 3, Malgen_1.1, whole genome shotgun sequence genome:
- the LOC131438465 gene encoding vacuolar protein sorting-associated protein 29, with amino-acid sequence MLVLVLGDLHIPQRCSSLPAKFKKLLVPGRIHHILCTGNLCSKESFDYLKTLANDVHIVRGDFDENMNYPEQKVVTVGQFRVGLTHGHQVVPWGDPEALALIQRQLDVDILISGHTHKFEAYEHENKFYINPGSATGSYSALDSAVIPSFVLMDIQSTTVVTYVYQLVGDDVKVERIEYKKN; translated from the coding sequence ATGTTGGTGCTAGTGCTAGGTGATCTTCACATTCCGCAGCGATGCAGCAGCCTGCCggccaaattcaagaaattgcTCGTTCCTGGCCGGATTCATCACATTCTCTGTACCGGGAATCTTTGCAGCAAGGAATCTTTCGACTACCTAAAAACACTGGCCAACGATGTGCACATTGTGCGGGGTGATTTCGACGAAAACATGAACTATCCCGAGCAGAAAGTGGTAACGGTAGGTCAGTTTCGTGTCGGGCTGACACACGGGCACCAGGTAGTTCCATGGGGTGACCCTGAGGCGCTTGCATTGATTCAACGCCAGCTGGATGTGGATATTCTGATTTCCGGTCATACACACAAGTTCGAAGCGTATGAACACGAGAACAAGTTCTACATTAATCCCGGTTCGGCTACCGGGTCGTACTCGGCACTTGATTCTGCCGTTATTCCGTCTTTTGTGCTGATGGACATCCAGAGCACTACTGTGGTGACATACGTCTATCAGCTGGTTGGTGATGATGTCAAAGTAGAACGAATTGAGTATAAGAAAAATTGA